Proteins from a single region of Salinibacter grassmerensis:
- a CDS encoding NADH-quinone oxidoreductase subunit C translates to MSNPDNPRDSNPKDPEELRFHYTPTDEPGPEQETENTHAKDTTRVPEVIDALREEFGAAVLDVERYANEDTVYVEKNRIREICRFLKEEESFDYFVDLGGMDRFTAEDRYEVFYNLVSTERQKRLRLKVQVDEEDMRVPSVTEVYRAANWNEREAYDMFGFTFVDHPDPRRMYMPEDFDYHPLRKEFPQLGVPGSLPLPPQTPDGELTMDPFAAAHGSQPVKSYEEPATDADSE, encoded by the coding sequence ATGAGCAACCCCGACAACCCCCGCGACTCGAATCCCAAAGACCCCGAGGAGCTTCGGTTCCATTACACCCCGACCGACGAGCCTGGGCCCGAGCAGGAAACCGAGAACACCCACGCGAAGGACACGACCCGCGTCCCGGAGGTCATCGACGCCCTGCGGGAGGAGTTCGGGGCGGCCGTTCTCGACGTTGAGCGCTACGCGAACGAGGATACCGTCTACGTCGAGAAGAACCGCATCCGGGAGATCTGCCGCTTTCTGAAGGAGGAAGAGAGCTTCGACTACTTCGTCGACCTTGGGGGCATGGACCGGTTCACCGCGGAGGATCGCTACGAGGTGTTCTACAACCTGGTGAGCACCGAACGGCAGAAGCGCCTTCGCCTCAAGGTGCAGGTCGACGAGGAGGACATGCGGGTGCCGAGCGTGACGGAGGTATACCGGGCGGCCAATTGGAACGAGCGGGAGGCCTACGACATGTTCGGCTTCACGTTCGTCGACCACCCGGATCCCCGGCGCATGTACATGCCGGAGGACTTCGACTATCACCCGTTGCGCAAGGAGTTTCCGCAGCTGGGCGTTCCGGGCTCGCTGCCGCTTCCGCCGCAGACGCCGGACGGGGAGCTCACGATGGATCCCTTTGCCGCCGCCCACGGCTCCCAGCCGGTCAAGAGCTACGAGGAGCCCGCCACCGACGCCGATTCGGAGTAG